Proteins encoded in a region of the Pirellulales bacterium genome:
- a CDS encoding sugar phosphate isomerase/epimerase family protein, translating to MHGHDRADRREFLKAAGAAAVAVSAAQLALPAVAADTSSKPMKKAVKYGMIQEGNTVKEKFQLLKDLGYDGVEMDSPSKLDRDEVLRARDEVGLPIHGVVDSVHWRDTLSHPDPAVRVRGLEGLQTALRDSKYYGGTTALLVPAVVNKEVSYADAYTRSQAEIRKALPLANELGIKIGLENVWNNFLLSPLEEARYIDELDSPMVGAYFDVGNVLRYGWPEHWITTLGKRILKLDIKEFSRKKQNDEGLGKGFDVELLEGDCDWPAVMAALRSIGYTGWATAEIPGGGRERLQAIAGRMDRVFAS from the coding sequence ATGCACGGCCACGATCGAGCGGATCGACGCGAATTTCTCAAAGCGGCGGGCGCGGCAGCCGTAGCGGTCAGCGCCGCGCAACTGGCACTGCCTGCCGTCGCGGCCGATACTTCTTCCAAGCCGATGAAGAAGGCCGTGAAGTACGGCATGATCCAGGAAGGGAACACGGTCAAGGAGAAGTTTCAGCTACTCAAAGACCTGGGCTACGACGGCGTCGAAATGGATAGCCCCAGCAAGCTCGACCGTGACGAGGTGCTGCGAGCGCGCGATGAAGTGGGGCTGCCGATCCACGGTGTCGTCGATTCGGTCCATTGGCGCGACACGCTGTCGCATCCCGATCCGGCCGTGCGGGTGCGAGGGCTCGAAGGGCTGCAGACGGCGCTGCGCGATTCGAAATATTACGGCGGCACGACGGCGCTCTTGGTGCCGGCGGTCGTTAATAAGGAAGTTTCTTACGCAGACGCCTACACGCGTTCGCAGGCCGAGATTCGCAAGGCGCTTCCGCTGGCCAACGAATTGGGCATCAAGATCGGTCTGGAAAACGTTTGGAACAATTTCCTGCTAAGCCCGTTGGAAGAGGCGCGCTACATCGACGAACTCGATTCGCCGATGGTGGGGGCGTACTTCGACGTCGGCAACGTGCTGCGCTACGGCTGGCCCGAGCATTGGATCACGACGCTCGGCAAACGCATTCTGAAACTCGATATCAAGGAGTTCAGCCGCAAGAAGCAGAACGACGAAGGGCTGGGCAAGGGATTTGACGTCGAGTTGCTGGAAGGAGATTGCGACTGGCCGGCAGTGATGGCGGCTTTGCGCAGCATCGGATACACGGGCTGGGCCACGGCCGAGATTCCGGGCGGCGGTCGCGAACGCTTGCAAGCCATCGCCGGGCGGATGGATAGGGTTTTCGCGAGTTAA
- a CDS encoding redoxin domain-containing protein, whose protein sequence is MLAGLLAAGTLLAGSSMAVGKDVEAAKDLIGRKAPEFSLHDQYGKPHTLVDFADRKVVVLAFLGNECPLAKLYAGRLEQIAKDYGLRGVTVLGVNANRQDALTEIATFAQQHKLTFPMLKDAGNTVADALGASRTPQVFVLDESRVVRYVGRIDDQYGIGFLRPQATRHDLTIALDELLAGKEVSQPTTEAPGCLIGRVAKVEPQGTITYAKQISRLLNERCANCHHAGDIAPFPMTSYEEVVGWAATIREVVEEGRMPPWFADPAHGKFANDARLSPNEKQLIYDWVDNGCPEGDAKDLPKPLKFAEGWQIPEPDRVVFLQEKPVKVAAQGTLPYRYFLADPFFKEDKWVKAIEARPGNRAVVHHIIVGFIRPKQQPRLGLGGGTLVGYAPGMPPAKYPDGAALFVPAGSKVVFQVHYTPNGSEQFDRSCVGMVFADPKDVRERVDGDEAANTHFRIPAGADNHPVNSRHEFKDDVRLVSMTPHMHMRGKAFRYEAEYPDGRKEILLDVPKYDFNWQMRYDLAEPKLLPRGTRLLCTAHFDNSEQNLSNPDPNRDVRWGDQTWDEMMIGYFTTLPGQSPAPVATQPMAGE, encoded by the coding sequence ATGCTGGCCGGTCTGCTGGCGGCTGGCACTCTGTTGGCCGGCAGTTCGATGGCCGTGGGCAAGGATGTCGAGGCCGCGAAAGACCTGATCGGCCGTAAGGCGCCTGAGTTTTCGCTGCACGACCAGTACGGTAAGCCGCATACGCTGGTGGATTTCGCAGACCGGAAGGTCGTTGTGTTGGCATTTCTGGGGAACGAATGCCCACTGGCAAAGCTGTACGCTGGCCGGCTCGAGCAGATCGCGAAGGACTACGGCCTGCGCGGTGTAACGGTGCTGGGCGTGAACGCCAATCGGCAGGACGCGCTCACCGAAATCGCCACGTTCGCCCAGCAGCATAAGCTGACGTTTCCGATGTTAAAGGACGCAGGGAACACGGTGGCCGATGCGCTTGGCGCGTCGCGCACACCGCAAGTGTTCGTACTGGACGAGTCGCGCGTGGTGCGCTATGTCGGGCGGATTGATGATCAGTACGGCATCGGCTTCTTGCGTCCGCAGGCCACGCGGCATGATCTGACCATAGCGCTCGACGAATTGCTGGCCGGAAAAGAAGTCAGCCAGCCGACGACCGAGGCGCCGGGCTGCTTGATCGGCCGCGTTGCCAAGGTCGAGCCGCAAGGGACAATCACATACGCGAAGCAGATTTCACGTCTGCTCAACGAGCGGTGTGCGAATTGCCATCATGCCGGCGACATCGCGCCGTTCCCGATGACCAGCTACGAGGAAGTCGTCGGCTGGGCCGCCACGATCCGCGAAGTGGTCGAAGAGGGGCGGATGCCGCCGTGGTTCGCTGATCCGGCTCATGGCAAGTTCGCCAATGATGCACGGTTGAGCCCCAACGAAAAGCAATTGATTTACGATTGGGTCGATAATGGTTGCCCCGAGGGGGATGCCAAGGACTTGCCGAAGCCGCTGAAATTCGCCGAAGGATGGCAGATCCCCGAGCCGGATCGGGTGGTCTTCTTGCAAGAGAAGCCGGTGAAGGTCGCCGCGCAAGGAACGCTGCCGTATCGGTATTTCCTGGCCGACCCGTTCTTCAAAGAAGACAAATGGGTGAAGGCGATCGAAGCCCGGCCGGGCAACCGCGCGGTCGTGCATCACATCATCGTCGGCTTCATCCGGCCGAAGCAGCAGCCGCGACTGGGGCTCGGCGGCGGGACGCTGGTAGGCTACGCGCCCGGCATGCCGCCGGCCAAATATCCTGACGGCGCAGCGCTCTTTGTACCGGCCGGTTCGAAGGTGGTCTTCCAGGTGCATTACACCCCCAACGGCAGCGAGCAATTCGACCGCAGTTGCGTGGGCATGGTCTTCGCCGATCCCAAGGACGTCCGCGAACGCGTTGACGGCGACGAAGCGGCGAATACGCATTTCCGCATTCCCGCAGGCGCGGACAACCATCCCGTAAATTCGCGTCATGAGTTCAAGGACGATGTGCGGCTGGTCTCGATGACGCCCCACATGCACATGCGCGGCAAGGCATTCCGCTACGAGGCCGAGTATCCGGACGGCCGGAAGGAAATCCTGCTGGATGTGCCGAAGTACGATTTCAACTGGCAGATGCGATACGATCTGGCCGAGCCCAAGCTGCTGCCGCGTGGCACCCGACTGCTATGCACGGCGCATTTCGACAACTCGGAACAAAACCTCAGCAATCCCGATCCGAATCGCGACGTCCGCTGGGGAGACCAAACCTGGGACGAAATGATGATCGGGTATTTCACGACCCTGCCAGGTCAGTCGCCGGCGCCGGTCGCGACGCAGCCGATGGCAGGCGAGTAA
- a CDS encoding RimK family protein: MAVLIIVNNVNEWPFQIPGVAVVDAKSYLTKPEYGEVRGAKVFNLCRSYRYQSLGYYVTLLATARGHKPLPNIMTIQDMKSQTVVRFVSDDLDDLIQNSLAPIESDKFTLSIYFGRNLARRYDRLSLHLFNLFQAPLLRAQFTKNGKWQLRQIGPVPVDGIPQQHRSFVLDVATEHFAGRRAPLRKRNPAKYDLALLVNPDEPLPPSDEKALDRFVRAAEAVGLQTDLIGRDDYGRLAEFDALFIRETTAVAHHTFRFARRAAMEGLVVVDDPESILRCSNKVYLAELLTRHKIAIPRSAIVNKDNVDTIGQELGFPCVLKQPDAAFSLGVVKVESQAALDECAERFLEKSDLLIAQEFLPTTYDWRVGIFDRQPLYACKYHMVQDHWQIVKNESSGKRRYGRTETFPVQQAPRQVISTALRAANLIGDGLYGVDIKQSGRHCYVIEINDNPNIDAGVEDGFLKNELYSRIMDVFLERIEATKAGKRIT, translated from the coding sequence ATGGCGGTATTGATCATCGTTAATAACGTCAACGAGTGGCCGTTTCAGATACCGGGGGTGGCGGTCGTCGACGCGAAGAGTTATCTCACTAAGCCCGAATACGGCGAAGTGCGCGGTGCGAAGGTGTTTAACCTGTGCCGTTCGTATCGCTATCAAAGTCTGGGCTACTATGTGACGCTGTTGGCCACGGCCCGCGGGCACAAGCCACTGCCCAACATCATGACCATCCAGGATATGAAGTCGCAGACGGTGGTGCGCTTCGTATCGGACGACCTGGACGATTTGATCCAGAACAGCCTGGCGCCGATCGAGTCGGACAAGTTCACGCTGAGCATTTACTTCGGGCGAAATTTGGCCCGGCGCTACGACCGGTTGAGCCTGCACTTATTCAATCTGTTTCAGGCGCCGCTTCTGCGAGCGCAATTCACCAAGAACGGCAAGTGGCAGTTGCGGCAGATCGGCCCGGTGCCAGTCGACGGCATTCCGCAGCAGCATCGTTCGTTCGTGCTGGACGTGGCGACCGAGCATTTCGCCGGCCGGCGAGCGCCACTTCGAAAGCGGAATCCGGCGAAGTACGACCTGGCTTTGCTCGTGAATCCCGACGAGCCATTGCCACCGTCAGATGAAAAGGCGCTCGATCGATTCGTCCGCGCCGCCGAGGCCGTGGGCTTACAGACTGACTTGATAGGCCGCGACGATTATGGCCGGCTGGCGGAGTTCGACGCGCTGTTCATTCGCGAGACCACGGCCGTGGCGCATCACACCTTCCGCTTTGCCCGGCGGGCGGCGATGGAAGGGCTGGTTGTCGTCGACGATCCGGAGTCGATTCTGCGTTGCTCGAACAAGGTCTATTTGGCGGAATTGCTAACCCGGCACAAAATCGCGATTCCCCGCAGCGCGATCGTCAACAAGGACAACGTCGACACGATCGGCCAAGAACTGGGCTTTCCCTGCGTGTTGAAGCAGCCGGACGCGGCCTTTTCTTTGGGCGTGGTCAAGGTCGAGAGCCAGGCCGCGCTCGACGAATGTGCCGAACGATTCCTGGAGAAGTCGGACCTGCTGATCGCCCAGGAGTTTCTCCCCACGACCTACGACTGGCGCGTCGGCATTTTCGATCGACAGCCGCTGTACGCCTGCAAATACCACATGGTGCAGGACCATTGGCAGATCGTGAAGAACGAATCGTCGGGCAAGCGCCGCTATGGCCGGACCGAAACATTTCCAGTGCAGCAGGCCCCTCGGCAAGTGATCAGTACGGCGTTGCGGGCGGCGAACTTGATCGGCGATGGGCTATACGGCGTCGACATCAAGCAGAGCGGTCGCCACTGTTACGTGATCGAGATCAACGATAATCCCAATATCGACGCCGGCGTGGAAGACGGCTTTTTAAAGAACGAGTTGTACAGCCGCATCATGGACGTATTTCTGGAACGCATTGAAGCCACGAAGGCTGGCAAGAGGATCACGTGA
- a CDS encoding glutamate-cysteine ligase family protein, whose amino-acid sequence MSTALRLRLFEAFGVELEYMIVDARSLDVRAIADELLRDATGGEEYVGEVESGDVSWSNELVAHVVELKTTDPATSLVPLAGSFQSQVRRINELLARHGAKLMPGGMHPWMDPLRETKLWPHDCNEIYEAFNKIFDCQGHGWSNLQSVHLNLPFGNDEEFGRLHAAIRLVLPILPALAASSPIVEGRGSGTLDTRLEVYRTNSRRIPAITGHVVPEPVFSEADYRQVILNTLYAEIAPHDPEGVLQEEWLNARGAIARFERNTIEIRVLDIQECPAADLAICGLTVAALRALVDGRFTTLAQQQAWPAERLAEILLSAIRDGEQAMVRDTEYLRLFGLDASSATLADLWRHINDRVADRPGRTPETDEALQVILQQGPLARRLLRALGGESPDRAALTQVYGRLCDCLSRGEMFL is encoded by the coding sequence GTGAGCACCGCCTTGCGATTGCGATTGTTCGAAGCATTTGGCGTCGAGCTGGAATATATGATCGTCGACGCACGGTCGCTCGACGTGCGTGCGATCGCCGACGAGTTGCTGCGCGACGCGACCGGCGGCGAGGAATATGTCGGCGAAGTCGAGTCCGGGGACGTCTCCTGGTCGAATGAACTGGTCGCCCACGTGGTGGAATTGAAAACGACCGATCCGGCCACTTCGCTGGTGCCTCTCGCCGGCTCATTTCAATCACAGGTGCGTCGAATTAATGAGCTGCTGGCACGGCATGGCGCCAAGCTGATGCCCGGCGGCATGCACCCGTGGATGGATCCGCTGCGCGAGACAAAGCTATGGCCGCACGATTGCAACGAGATCTACGAGGCCTTCAACAAGATTTTCGATTGCCAGGGGCATGGCTGGTCGAACCTGCAAAGCGTGCATCTGAATCTGCCGTTTGGGAATGACGAAGAGTTTGGCCGGCTGCATGCCGCGATCCGGCTGGTGCTGCCGATCCTGCCCGCCCTGGCGGCAAGCAGTCCGATCGTCGAAGGGCGTGGCTCCGGCACGCTCGATACGCGGCTCGAGGTCTACCGCACGAACAGCCGGCGGATTCCGGCGATCACGGGACATGTCGTGCCCGAGCCGGTGTTCAGCGAAGCAGACTATCGGCAAGTCATTCTGAATACGCTGTACGCCGAAATCGCGCCGCACGATCCCGAGGGGGTGCTGCAAGAAGAATGGCTCAACGCGCGCGGAGCAATCGCGCGCTTCGAGCGCAACACGATCGAAATCCGGGTGCTCGATATCCAGGAATGTCCGGCCGCCGATCTGGCCATCTGCGGTCTGACCGTGGCGGCGCTGCGGGCATTGGTCGACGGGCGGTTCACGACGCTCGCCCAGCAGCAGGCGTGGCCGGCCGAGCGGTTGGCCGAGATCCTGCTCTCGGCAATTCGCGATGGCGAGCAGGCCATGGTCCGTGACACGGAATACTTGCGTCTGTTCGGATTGGACGCCTCGTCGGCCACGCTGGCCGATCTGTGGCGCCACATCAACGATCGCGTCGCCGATCGGCCGGGTCGAACACCCGAAACGGACGAGGCCCTACAGGTGATTTTGCAACAGGGACCGCTCGCGCGGCGGCTGTTGCGGGCCTTGGGAGGCGAATCGCCAGACCGGGCAGCGCTAACGCAGGTATACGGCCGGCTGTGCGATTGCCTGTCGCGCGGCGAGATGTTTTTGTAG
- a CDS encoding class II glutamine amidotransferase, with protein MCRLYGHIAARPLPLSGMLLDEPHALRAQSCGDWRGEKHRDGWGIGYFEQHEPRVIRRPTAAPEDNEFVTAARQIVSPVAVAHVRQASVGDLCVANAHPFTFGSWVFVHNGTVTGFDQLRQGLIDETDGDLRRQVGGTTDSEQVFFWLLSRLRRAGQSAEGPCGDLAVVAGEMAAAIRILARRSEETQPDEPTRLNFLLTDGVVLIASRWRHSLYWTNRAGPLIAGPNGADGGTFRGVAVASETIGQAPWSEVPDGQILAVDADMVVHWRTI; from the coding sequence ATGTGCCGATTGTACGGTCACATCGCCGCGCGTCCGCTGCCGCTCTCCGGCATGTTGCTTGACGAGCCGCATGCGCTCCGCGCACAGAGTTGCGGCGATTGGCGCGGGGAGAAGCATCGCGACGGTTGGGGGATCGGCTATTTCGAGCAGCACGAGCCGCGGGTGATTCGCCGTCCAACCGCGGCGCCCGAGGACAACGAATTCGTGACCGCCGCGCGGCAGATCGTGTCGCCGGTTGCAGTGGCGCACGTACGCCAGGCTTCGGTGGGTGACCTGTGTGTCGCTAACGCGCATCCGTTCACGTTCGGAAGTTGGGTGTTCGTCCATAACGGAACCGTGACCGGTTTCGACCAGTTGCGGCAGGGGCTAATCGACGAAACCGACGGCGATCTGCGGCGCCAGGTGGGCGGAACGACCGACAGCGAGCAAGTTTTTTTCTGGCTGTTGAGCCGGCTGCGGCGCGCCGGCCAGTCGGCCGAGGGGCCGTGCGGGGACCTGGCGGTCGTCGCGGGCGAGATGGCCGCGGCGATTCGGATTCTGGCCCGCCGCAGCGAGGAAACCCAACCGGACGAGCCGACGCGACTGAACTTTTTGCTGACCGATGGTGTGGTGCTGATCGCCTCGCGCTGGAGGCATAGTCTGTACTGGACGAATCGCGCGGGGCCGTTGATCGCTGGGCCGAATGGTGCCGATGGCGGGACGTTTCGTGGTGTGGCCGTGGCTTCGGAAACAATCGGCCAGGCACCGTGGTCCGAGGTGCCCGACGGTCAGATCCTGGCGGTCGATGCGGATATGGTCGTTCACTGGCGGACAATCTGA
- the mgtE gene encoding magnesium transporter — protein MRHPLLAPDLRELVLEREEKALRDFFVPHHPAATAELLDDLAPEESLYVLALLGGRVRAEVFSYLEPELQDGIAQLMDRSVLAALVSAMSHDERADLITRLPEERTQQILPLLAQAEREDIRRLTAYKEDTAGAVMTSDYATVPAELTAAAAIDRLRHEAPDRETIYYCYVLDDHRRLVGFVSLKNLILAPPQRRVVDLMQREVISSVVDEDQEIAAGKLMEYDLLALPIVDHENRLVGIITHDDVADVIVEEASEDVYRLGAVGPLDDSYLRTPLVTMWGKRSFWLAILFCAEFMTMMVLLRYKETFDAVPGLVLFIPLIISAGGNCGSQSATIITRALALGEVRPSDWFHIVWHEIMMGASLGLTLGALGLVGAIGFLRTLGGHDETVGNVTVAHMAMVVAMGVATVVVCGNLVGATLPLLLKRLGLDPALMSNPVVASLVDVTGILVYFAIAEAFLM, from the coding sequence ATGCGTCATCCCCTATTAGCGCCGGATCTGCGCGAGCTAGTGCTCGAGCGTGAGGAGAAGGCGCTGCGGGATTTCTTCGTGCCGCACCATCCCGCGGCCACGGCCGAATTGCTCGACGACCTGGCGCCGGAGGAATCGTTGTACGTGTTGGCGCTCCTCGGGGGACGGGTGCGAGCCGAGGTGTTTTCGTATCTCGAGCCGGAACTGCAGGACGGTATCGCGCAGTTGATGGATCGCAGCGTGCTGGCGGCACTCGTGAGCGCGATGTCGCACGACGAACGGGCCGACCTGATTACGCGGCTTCCCGAGGAACGGACGCAGCAGATTCTGCCATTGTTGGCCCAGGCCGAGCGCGAGGATATCCGGCGGCTGACGGCGTACAAGGAAGACACCGCCGGCGCGGTGATGACCAGCGACTATGCCACGGTGCCGGCCGAATTGACGGCGGCCGCGGCGATCGACCGCCTGCGGCACGAGGCCCCGGACCGCGAGACGATCTACTATTGTTACGTGCTGGATGATCATCGCCGTCTGGTCGGATTCGTGTCGCTGAAGAATCTGATTCTGGCGCCGCCGCAGCGGCGCGTGGTCGATCTCATGCAGCGTGAGGTCATCTCGTCGGTCGTGGACGAGGACCAGGAAATCGCCGCCGGCAAGTTGATGGAATACGACTTGCTCGCGCTACCGATCGTGGACCATGAGAATCGTCTGGTCGGCATCATCACGCACGACGACGTGGCGGACGTGATCGTTGAAGAAGCCAGCGAGGACGTCTATCGCTTAGGCGCCGTTGGTCCGCTGGACGATAGTTATCTGCGCACGCCACTGGTGACGATGTGGGGGAAACGCAGCTTCTGGCTGGCGATCCTGTTTTGCGCCGAATTCATGACGATGATGGTGCTATTGCGGTACAAGGAAACGTTCGACGCGGTGCCAGGGCTGGTGCTGTTCATCCCGCTGATTATTTCGGCGGGCGGGAATTGCGGATCGCAATCGGCCACGATCATCACCCGGGCCCTAGCCTTGGGCGAAGTGCGCCCCTCGGATTGGTTTCATATTGTGTGGCATGAAATCATGATGGGGGCATCGCTGGGGCTGACTCTGGGGGCGTTGGGATTGGTGGGCGCCATCGGATTCTTGCGCACGCTGGGGGGCCACGACGAAACTGTAGGAAACGTGACCGTGGCACACATGGCCATGGTCGTGGCGATGGGGGTCGCGACCGTCGTTGTCTGCGGCAACCTGGTGGGGGCGACGTTACCGCTTTTACTCAAGCGTCTGGGGCTCGATCCGGCGCTGATGTCGAATCCCGTGGTCGCCAGCCTGGTGGACGTGACAGGCATTCTGGTCTACTTCGCCATCGCCGAAGCGTTCCTGATGTAG
- a CDS encoding DUF1501 domain-containing protein — MNHADDNSATHDRCGCSRRQMLRSFVGGSLLMPGLLHELLAEDATRSSTPDPLTPRPAHFPAKAKNVIFLFMTGGVSHIDTFDPKPKLHADVGREVKLDHPEIQNRPGYEHIYLKRPQWEFRPHGQSGTEVSTLFPHVAACVDDIALIRSMHTDHSNHYNATLGMHTGSFAFARPSIGSWVSYGLGTENRNLPSFVVIAPRQTYAGSQVYASDFLPGAHQGTLVVPGKEPVANIAPRVPMGRQEIELAALTKMNRRHLAARSDDALLAARMKSFETAFGMQMAVPEGFDLSQETATTHELYGLEPGSTKGFAWQCLVARRLIERGVRFVELIDTGSSNNWDSHGDMMDHERLALNVDRPIAGLLRDLKQRGLLDETLIVWTTEFGRTPFNNLADAKGREHHNWAFSSWLAGAGVKPGIVHGATDEYGVRVAEDPVHVHDFHATILHLMGLDHERLTYRHSGRDYRLTDVHGRVVRELLA; from the coding sequence ATGAACCACGCCGACGACAACTCCGCCACGCACGATCGCTGCGGCTGTTCGCGCCGGCAGATGCTTCGCTCGTTCGTGGGGGGATCGCTGCTCATGCCGGGGCTCTTGCACGAGCTATTGGCCGAGGATGCGACGCGTTCCTCGACGCCCGATCCGCTGACACCGCGCCCGGCCCATTTCCCGGCCAAGGCAAAGAACGTCATTTTTCTGTTCATGACCGGCGGCGTGTCGCATATCGACACCTTCGATCCGAAGCCGAAATTGCACGCCGATGTCGGCCGCGAAGTGAAACTCGACCATCCCGAGATTCAAAATCGCCCCGGCTACGAGCATATCTATCTCAAGCGGCCGCAGTGGGAGTTTCGACCACATGGCCAGTCGGGGACCGAGGTCAGCACGCTCTTTCCACATGTCGCGGCGTGCGTGGACGACATTGCCCTCATTCGGTCAATGCATACCGACCATTCGAATCATTACAACGCCACGCTCGGCATGCATACCGGGTCGTTTGCGTTCGCGCGTCCCAGCATCGGCTCGTGGGTCAGTTATGGACTGGGGACCGAAAACCGCAATCTGCCGTCGTTCGTCGTGATCGCGCCTCGGCAAACTTATGCCGGCTCGCAAGTCTACGCCAGCGACTTTTTGCCCGGCGCGCATCAAGGGACGCTGGTCGTGCCAGGAAAGGAGCCAGTCGCCAATATCGCGCCGCGCGTGCCGATGGGCCGACAGGAGATCGAACTAGCGGCGCTTACAAAAATGAATCGCCGTCACCTGGCTGCGCGCAGCGACGACGCGCTGTTGGCCGCGCGGATGAAATCGTTCGAGACTGCCTTCGGCATGCAAATGGCAGTGCCCGAGGGCTTTGATCTGTCGCAGGAAACCGCGACGACGCACGAACTGTACGGCCTCGAACCGGGCAGCACCAAAGGGTTTGCCTGGCAGTGTCTGGTGGCGCGGCGATTGATCGAGCGCGGCGTCCGCTTCGTCGAGTTGATCGACACTGGCTCCAGCAACAATTGGGACTCGCACGGCGACATGATGGATCATGAGCGGCTGGCCTTGAACGTCGATCGCCCGATCGCGGGCTTGCTACGCGATTTGAAACAACGCGGCTTGCTCGACGAGACGTTAATCGTGTGGACCACGGAGTTCGGTCGTACCCCGTTCAATAATCTGGCCGACGCCAAGGGGCGCGAGCACCATAACTGGGCGTTCAGCTCGTGGCTGGCTGGAGCCGGCGTTAAGCCGGGCATCGTACACGGCGCCACCGACGAATACGGCGTCCGCGTCGCGGAGGATCCAGTTCATGTACACGATTTCCACGCCACGATCCTGCACTTGATGGGCCTGGACCACGAGCGTCTGACCTACCGCCACAGCGGTCGCGACTATCGCCTGACCGATGTACATGGCCGCGTCGTGCGCGAGTTGCTGGCGTAA